The Arachis ipaensis cultivar K30076 chromosome B10, Araip1.1, whole genome shotgun sequence DNA window TTCTATCTGCAGCAATAGGGCATAAAGACACATCTTTTAGGCTGGTAATTCCTGGAACCCAATGATCAGTTCAAACTGTAATAGATTGTCCATTCCCAATTCTTCAGATCAAATTCTTTTGAAATTGGTTCCAGACTTTCACGATTCCTTTCCAAGCGTTTGAGTAGTTGGCTTTTTTATGGACTTTGGAAATTAAGTTCTCACCACAGCCGTACTTGGCTTTGAAAACCTTAACCCACAAGCTATCAGATTTCGTCATGAGTCCCCAAGCGAGTTTCAtgagaaaaatattatttgttttttGAGCTTTGCGAATGTCTAATCTGCCTTGATCTTTTGGTTTACACACGGTGTCCCAGCTTAGAGGGtgaattttattaaaactttaatcattattaaaattattatcaaCCTTTTGATAGGAAAAAACATATATTGATCatgataatttttaatttaataaaaaatatatatgaattaAATTAACTCAATTAAATTAATTAGCCTTTTAATTTAACGAGCTTCTATTTGAATGATCTATGTTTTTCGCTTAATGAGATAAGGATGAGTGCTTGTGAACTACAATTTCTTTGAAGATGTGAAGATATGCCGATGTGCTTTTGTGaatattgaaaattttataaatatgtcACTATAGCTGGTGTGCTTTTGTTCTTGCTTTCTCTGAATTAATCCAATTTTGGAGGCTAGAGTCTAGATGTTCTATAACCCATAATGTAATATCTTACTNTATTAgacaataattatattttagtatgtttatttataatttatttattatttattataaaaatagtTTTAGTTAAATTACGGTTGAATTGATTATGTTAGATATTTTATAAAATCAGTAATTTACGTACCTCCAGTTATAGTCATAAAAtctttgatttaatttgaaaGTTGGAACTTTCAATTTTTGAATCAACAAGTCAAATGGAATCAGAATGTGTTTGTTTGTTGTTGCAATGATAAGAATAAACACTCGTGTTCTTTCCATCAAAAAAGAAACCAACTCCTAATACAATTAACTAGTATAATTTCTTAACAATTATAATACCACATAGACTAATTTGTATATTAACAAATTAGACCACAAATAGAATAAAATTCTAACATTCTCCCTGGTCCAATATTTGTTACATCTAGCCTGTGATTACAAACTATGtttaaacaattaaaataaattacacGAATTATAGTGGTAGGTCTTTATTAATCAAGTATTACCTTACATGTATTACAATATAACATCTCCTAattgaataaattttttatgtGGTATTTCTGTATGAATAAGCTCAATGCTTATTCTAGATCCTTCACTAAATTTTATGTCATTCTCAATCATGTATGCGCATATATACTAACTAAATTAGAAACAAATAATGATAAGAATTTCATGTCCAAATATGTCATATAATACATTATATACAACATAAGTCATATAAGTGACATTACAGAACATAAACCCATACTAGTAACATGATCCTTAAATAATTCTAGTGGCATGTCTTTTGTCAAAGGATCAGCTATCATCTTTTTAGTACTAATATGCTCTATCTGTACCTAATTAGACCTAACTCAGTCTTTAATGGCTAAGTACTTAATGTTAATATGCTTACTTCGACTACTACTTCTATTATTCTTAGCCATAAATACAACAGCAGAATTGTCACAATATATTCTCAATGACCTAGAGATTCAATCGATGATCTTAAGCCCAGAGATAAAATTTTTCAACCAAACACCTTGTGATGTAGCCTCAAAACAAGTAATAAATTCAGCTTCCATGGTAGAAGTGGCTACAAGTGATTGTTTTGCACTCTTCTAAGATATTGCTTGATTAACAAGCATAAATATGTATCTTGAAGTTAACTTTCTAGAATCAACACATCCCTCCAAGCTTGAATCTGAGTATCCAACAATTTTCAAATTGTCGGTTCTTTTATATATAAGAATGAAGTCCTTGGTCCCTTGAAAATACCTTAAGACCTTCTTTGCAACTCTCCAATGGATAATTCCTGGATTACTTTAATATCTTCCTAACATGCCAACAACAAAAGCAATGTCAGGTCTTATACAGACCTGAGTATACATTAGGCTTCCAACAGCTGAAGCATAAGAAATATTTTGCATATgttcattttcaaattcatttttgGGACATTAATCTAAGCAGAACTTGTCACCTATCACAATAGGTGCTACACTTGGTGAACAATTTTACAttttaaatctttcaagaactttATTAATATAGACTTCTTGAGATAAACCTAAaattcttttatgtttatctctATGAATCTTTATGCTAATGACATAAGATGCATCACTCATATCTTTCATATCAAAatgtctaaaaaaaattatttcatttcATGTAACAACTCTAAATTATTTGTTGCAAACAAAATGTCATCTACATATAAGATGAGAATATGATTGCTCCCACCAACCTTGTAGTATATACATTGATAGAAAATATATGAAGAAATCACATTGTAAAACTTCAAATATCACTGTTgagaagcctgcttaagaccATACATTGCTCTCTTAAACTTGCAAACTAACTCCTTACCAGCACTTGGGATAAATCTTTCGGGTTGTCTCATATAAACATTTTCTTCTAAATCTCTATTAAGGAATATCGTTTTCACATCCACTTGATGCAATTTCATGTCAAAGTGTGCTACCAACGTCATAATAATGCGGAAAGAGTCTTTCTTTGAAACAGGAGAAAATGTTTTCTTGTAATCAACTCCTTCCCTTTGAGCAGATCCTTTGGTAACAAGTAAAGACTTGTAGTGCTTAATATTGCCTGATGAATCCTTCTTGGTCTTAAAGACCCATTTACAGCCAATGATCTTTTCCCCATCAGACAATTCTACAAGATCCAAAACTTGGTTATCCGATCCGCCATAGATTTCATTTCATCCTTCATAGAAGCTAGCCATAAATTGAAATTACGACTTTTCATTACTTGTAAAAACGTCGTTGGGTTCTTTTCACCACAAATATCGTAGTCAGACTCAGCAAGATACACTACATAGTCACTAGAAATTGTAGACTTTCTTATTTTAGTTGATCTTCTTCATGTTGCATCATCAACCTCTTGTAAATATAGTGGCATAATAGGTTCTCCCTAGGGGTGGTAAACGGGCCTTAATCCGCCGGGCCGGCCCGCGTAAgccgccaaaaaaggcgggttGGGCTGGAAATTTGGGACCGCCGAAAGacaaaagcccgcctaacccaAACCGTTTAAACCGTGGGCTGTGGCGGGCACCCCGACCCGACCCGACCCAATCCCCATTCCCCATATCCCCAGCGAAACGGCCGAAACCCTAATGGCCTAATGAATCCCTAAGAGCCAAGACCTAATCCCTAATTCCAGATTTGCAGCTTCCTCACTCCTCAGTTCCTCGTCAATACTCAGTCATCTCCAGTCTCCTCGACGGCTCTCACCCTCTCACTTGGTTCCTCAGTTCCTCAGTTCCTGCGTTCCTCACCGTCAGTTCCTCAGTTCCTCACTGTCACTCTCAGTCTCTCACTCGGTCATCCTCAGCTCCTCACCGTCACTCTCAGTCTCTCACTTCCATCGTCCATCGACGTCAGCTCGAACTTCAGAGTTCCGTCCTCACCCCTGACGGTCGCTGAGTCGGAGTCAGTTTTCTCACCGTCGATTTTCGGTCGTCGTGGCCTACTGGGTTATAGCCACCGCTGCTGCTCCGTCTGGCCGTCGTCGCTGCTGCCTGCTGGTCTCGATCCTGGGCTCCTGGGTCTTGTCCTCTGACTCTGCTGGTCTCGCTCTCCGTCACGGCTGCTCCTCGCCTCCTCTGTGGCTCTGTCCTGGTCCTCGTCTCCTCTGGTAAATTTTCTGGCTTAGGGTTTGAGATTCATCAATTTAGGTTTGTTTGTTGTGTTTTGTGCTGTTTGATATAGGTAAATTAGGGTTGATATTTGGTTGAGTTTTGATTATGGTTGATATTTGGTTAAATCTGATTATGGTTGAATTTTGATGATGGTTGATAATGGTTGATATTTGCCTATTTGGTTAAATCTGATGCAGATTCAGAAATTGTTTCTTATTTTTTGTGTTGTTTGATAATGGTTGAGTTTTGAATATAGTTGATAATGGTTGATATTTGGTTAAATACTTGAATCTGATGCGGATTCAGAAATTGTTTCTTGTTTTTTGTGTTGTTTCATAATGGTTGAGTTTTGATTATGGTTGATAATGGTTGATCTTTGGCTGAATACTTGAATCTGATGCGAATTCAGAAATTGTTTGCTATTTTTTGTATGGTTTGCTAATGGTTGAAAAACCTAGTTCATATAAAAAATTtacatttacttttattttaggAAATATGAATTCTGAAACTGTGAGTAACCTTGTTACTACTGGAGTTGGTTCTGAGGCTGCTCCGGTCAAGGTTGATGAACCTAGTTCGAAAAGGCTGAGACCAGCAACCTCTGATGTTTGGAATTTTTTCAAAAAGCTCGGTCTAGATAAGGATGGAGTAGAATGTGCTGAGTGTAAAGGATGCAAGAAAGTGTTTAAAGCTGGAGATAAGCGATATGGCACTTCTACTATAAAACGGCATCTTGATAGTTGTACTCAAATTAAGCATGAAGATATTGGTCAGACTATAGCAGAATTGCAACTTAAAATGGGTTCACTTAAGATTGATTCAGGAGTGGCTAGAGATATGTTTGCTGGGTATGTAGTTGCTGGGGATAAGCCTTTTAATATGGTTGATGATAGGAGATTTAGAAATTGGGTGAAATATATTAGTCCACCTTTGAAACTTCCTTCTAGGAATACGGTTAAGGCTGACATAGTGAAAGTCCACAAGAGAGAAGCTGCggaacttaaaaaaattttagtttccATTCCAAATAGAATTTGCTTAACATTTGATCTTTGGACTTCCAGTaccaatgaggggtttatatgttTGACTGCACATTTGTTGATGAGAACTGGAAATTACAGAGTAAAATTCTCAATTTTTGTCATATGCCTCCTCCTCACACAGGATTTGAATTGTCTTCTAAAATCTTTACGCTTTTGACTGAGTGGAAAGTTGATAAAAAGATTTTTTCCATTACTTTGGATAATGCTTCTTCTAATGATACTTGTGTTGAACATTTGAAAAGTACTTTGGATGTGCATGGTTCATTGTTGTGTGGTGGTGAATTCTTTCATGTTCGTTGCTCTGCTCATATTTTAAATCTTATTGTCTAAGATGGAATGAAAATATGTGGTGATGCAGTGTATAAGATTAGAGAGGGTATTAAGTTTCTGAGAAAATCTGAAAGTCGAATGGTTAAGTTTAAAGAATGTTTTGAAgatattgagggacttgagtataCGACTGCATTATGTTTAGATGTTCCTATTAGGTGGAATTCACTTTATGCAATGCTTGCAAGTGCTATTCCTTATAAGAAAGCTTTTGAGATGTATAAAGTAAAAGAAGCTGGGTTTAGGGGGTATTGTCCTTCATCAGATGAGTGGAGAAGAACTGAAAAGATATGTGATTTCTTGTTACCATTTTACGAAACTACCAAGTTGATGTCTGGAACTTCTTACCCAATATCCAACTTGTATTTTTTACAAGTTTGGTAAATCCAGCTTATTTTAATGAATAGTTTGAAGAATGATGAAGTGCTTATAAGGAACATGGGAGAAAAAATGATGATTAATTTCAAGAAATATTGGAAAGAATACAGTGTTGTTCTTGCATTTGGGGCAGTTCTTGATCCTAGATTTAAACTCAACACTTTGGTTCATTGCTATAATGAGATTGATCCTATTAGTGCTAAAGACAAAGTGGAGCATGTGAAGAGTAAGTTATACAAGCTTTTTGAGGTTTATGACCAAAATTCCTCTACAACTGTAGAGAGTTTTTCCCAACTTTCAAGTAATTTTTCTCAAGCAACATCTTTTGCAATTGAAACTCAGCTTATTAAAATTGTTGGTGTAAGTATTTTTATCTACTTgattatatgtattttttatttttcatactttttGATATGTTTATATTGTTTGTAATGCAAGGATTTGATGTCCCGTAATCAAGAAGCTGAAGTGAAAAGTGGAAAGAACCAACTGGATATTTATTTGAGTGAGGCAACATTATTTTGCAATGATGCAATCATTGATGTTTTGCAATGGTGGAAAGACAACCATCATCGTTTTCCAACACTATCACTAATGGCACGAGATTTGTTGAGCATTCCTATTACTACCGTGGCTTCAGAATCTACATTTAGCATGGGTTCTCATGATTTGAATAAGTATAGAAGTCGTTTGTTGTCAGATAATGTTGAAGCGGTGATTTGCACCAGAAATTGGATATGTGGATATGATGATTTTGGTATATTATATTTATGACATACATACTTGAGTGATTTTGAACATTATTATGTACTATTTTgctaatatatttatttacttttttctaGAGGAAGATAAAGATCAAGAAGATATTGCAAAAGGAGAAGGCTATTCTTCAGGAGTTGGTTCCAATGATGTTATTGACTTATATGAAGATGAAGATAAAAATTAAGTGTATTGAATTAAGTTTAATTTACTTTGAAGACTATTCATAATTATGTTTTTGAACTTtggattatatatttattttgtctATGGGACTATTTATAACTATGACTTGAGTATTTTAGATaattggattatgtttatttactTTGAAGactatttatatttaatatttatatttatattgatttaaatagaAGGTATTAGATATGTACTCAACATAATTCAAATAAAGAATCTAAGattaataataagatttttaggtaatcacaattttaacaaaattttagCACAATAACAAAAGATTAATCAATGAactaattaaaactaattaatcattcaatgattcaatccaaaacAAGGAAACAAAAAATAATACAGAGAATGAAAACGAAAGATTAAAATAAACTAATTATTCAATGATTCAATTTAAAGAAAAACTAATTATTTAACTATTCAAATTTCAATCTAAGTAAAATAGcagaattaaaaaaatcaatgctTTGAACAAAGGACAAAGAAcataagaataattaaaaataaaaacgagCCATTGTCTTCGTTCTGAGCCGTCTGAGAAGAAAGACAGAAGCACAACAGAGTCGAAGACCGTTGAGCAGAATGACGAATGGCGGCAGAAGTCTAACTGACTACTAAGAGCAAGCGGGTTAAACTATTGGAGAGGGGTTGGACAACCAAGAAGGATTGGACCGTTCTAAAAATTGGATCGGACCGATCGATCAGCCGATTCA harbors:
- the LOC107620921 gene encoding zinc finger BED domain-containing protein RICESLEEPER 3-like encodes the protein MNSETVSNLVTTGVGSEAAPVKVDEPSSKRLRPATSDVWNFFKKLGLDKDGVECAECKGCKKVFKAGDKRYGTSTIKRHLDSCTQIKHEDIGQTIAELQLKMGSLKIDSGVARDMFAGYVVAGDKPFNMVDDRRFRNWVKYISPPLKLPSRNTVKADIVKVHKREAAELKKILVSIPNRICLTFDLWTSRFELSSKIFTLLTEWKVDKKIFSITLDNASSNDTCVEHLKMYKIREGIKFLRKSESRMVKFKECFEDIEGLEYTTALCLDVPIRWNSLYAMLASAIPYKKAFEMYKLILMNSLKNDEVLIRNMGEKMMINFKKYWKEYSVVLAFGAVLDPRFKLNTLVHCYNEIDPISAKDKVEHVKSKLYKLFEVYDQNSSTTVESFSQLSSNFSQATSFAIETQLIKIVGDLMSRNQEAEVKSGKNQLDIYLSEATLFCNDAIIDVLQWWKDNHHRFPTLSLMARDLLSIPITTVASESTFSMGSHDLNKYRSRLLSDNVEAVICTRNWICGYDDFEEDKDQEDIAKGEGYSSGVGSNDVIDLYEDEDKN